A part of Streptococcus porcinus genomic DNA contains:
- a CDS encoding DUF5962 family protein yields the protein MTQTVEDIRYQLEEWLAQGFTSSEDRANYQVLKKQYEDETFDYSFSKREIIGQLEVIITTRENDFPGLDEVTKEEYIDLVAQLDDLDKGKADYYRKQLG from the coding sequence ATGACCCAGACAGTAGAAGATATACGTTACCAATTAGAAGAATGGTTAGCACAAGGTTTTACAAGCTCCGAAGACCGAGCTAACTATCAAGTCTTAAAGAAACAATATGAAGATGAAACCTTTGATTACAGCTTTTCAAAGCGAGAAATCATTGGTCAATTAGAAGTTATTATCACGACTCGTGAGAATGACTTTCCAGGCTTAGATGAGGTCACCAAAGAAGAGTATATTGACCTGGTTGCACAACTGGATGACCTAGATAAGGGGAAGGCTGACTATTATCGTAAGCAATTAGGGTAG